One Bacillus solimangrovi DNA segment encodes these proteins:
- a CDS encoding LrgB family protein — MKLLIGLISIITTIVIYFVMKKVYIRFHTTFMVPILTGTISIVLLLLVFNISYDTYMIGGKWIVDMLGPAVVALAIPLYKQWSTIKKYTLPIITGVLIGTVLGIVTGIELSKLLGLESITLYSIVPKSVTSPVAMDIADVIGGNSTLAAIFVMIAGIVGAVLGPSLLKFFRIHHFIGRGIGFGSASHGIGTAKALELGEEEGAISSISMTLSAIFASILSPLLVYILL; from the coding sequence ATGAAGTTGTTAATTGGATTGATTAGTATTATAACAACTATCGTTATTTATTTTGTGATGAAGAAAGTATACATTAGGTTTCACACAACATTTATGGTGCCCATTCTAACAGGTACAATTAGCATCGTACTGTTATTGCTAGTTTTCAACATTTCTTATGACACATATATGATAGGTGGCAAGTGGATTGTTGATATGCTAGGTCCAGCTGTAGTTGCGTTAGCAATTCCGTTGTATAAACAATGGTCAACAATAAAGAAATATACACTTCCTATTATAACAGGAGTTCTTATAGGTACAGTATTAGGTATTGTGACAGGTATTGAATTATCAAAATTACTAGGTCTAGAATCAATAACATTGTATTCTATTGTACCAAAGTCAGTTACTTCTCCAGTTGCAATGGATATAGCAGATGTAATCGGAGGTAACTCTACTCTTGCAGCTATTTTTGTCATGATTGCTGGAATAGTAGGGGCTGTGTTAGGTCCATCATTGCTAAAGTTTTTCCGAATTCATCATTTCATTGGACGGGGAATTGGTTTCGGTAGTGCTTCACACGGAATTGGTACAGCTAAGGCATTGGAGCTCGGAGAAGAAGAAGGTGCAATTAGTTCCATATCAATGACATTAAGTGCAATTTTCGCCTCTATATTAAGTCCACTTCTTGTTTATATACTTTTATAG
- a CDS encoding NERD domain-containing protein, translating into MAQLIKLQDFISRYETDIYRYPSQYIRLKKHRWEGIKKQWYNGTLSKVNFSDMPNEFSEYKPNFEEDWLNDNRKSFFSSMKNWFARNKNKDENYYYENEIYSVESQHQAIERHKSLDEVKQDFLDELLRFQIMWASSTIRDKSYVNHSLYYDTSLRYFLQQFPDNFLILYQPIFQIKSAPVELDIVMLTPISTICITLLESQTKEGEVFQVDKGRYWIEGYGEESKKRINPMLTLNRMYKVINGIYEHEHIDMPVKRIVLSRNGYIEQAHAPADTQIIDRRTYKDWHDSMKRMPSPLKHNQLKAAQSLLNYCQSTYVRRSEWEESDDLNQGESNEHLL; encoded by the coding sequence ATGGCACAGCTAATTAAACTTCAAGACTTCATTTCAAGATATGAAACCGATATATATCGCTATCCAAGTCAGTACATTCGTTTAAAGAAACATCGGTGGGAAGGCATTAAAAAACAGTGGTATAACGGGACATTAAGTAAGGTAAACTTCAGTGATATGCCCAACGAGTTTAGTGAATATAAGCCGAATTTTGAAGAAGACTGGTTAAATGATAACCGAAAATCTTTTTTTTCTTCAATGAAAAATTGGTTTGCACGTAATAAAAATAAAGATGAGAATTATTACTATGAAAATGAAATTTACTCTGTAGAATCACAACATCAGGCTATTGAACGACATAAATCATTGGACGAGGTAAAACAGGATTTTTTAGATGAACTATTACGTTTTCAAATTATGTGGGCAAGCTCTACGATAAGAGATAAATCATATGTCAATCATTCACTTTATTACGACACGTCCTTACGTTATTTTTTACAACAATTTCCTGATAATTTTCTTATTTTGTATCAGCCAATTTTTCAAATCAAGAGTGCGCCAGTTGAACTTGATATTGTAATGTTGACACCAATATCCACTATTTGCATTACATTATTAGAGAGTCAAACAAAAGAGGGAGAAGTGTTCCAAGTAGATAAAGGGCGTTATTGGATAGAAGGTTATGGAGAAGAAAGTAAGAAGAGAATTAATCCGATGTTAACACTTAACCGGATGTATAAAGTAATTAATGGGATATATGAACATGAACATATTGATATGCCTGTTAAACGTATTGTATTGAGTCGGAATGGTTATATTGAGCAAGCACATGCTCCTGCTGATACACAAATAATTGATAGAAGAACATACAAGGATTGGCATGATAGTATGAAGAGAATGCCGTCTCCTTTAAAACATAATCAATTAAAAGCAGCTCAATCTTTATTAAATTATTGTCAAAGTACTTATGTTCGTCGCAGTGAGTGGGAAGAAAGTGATGATCTTAACCAAGGCGAATCTAATGAACATCTACTCTAA
- a CDS encoding CidA/LrgA family protein: protein MKWVRFISQIAILFGFYYIGVGIQVVLNLFIPGSIIGMLLLFVLLKMNVIKLKWIDGGASFLLSHLPLLFIPVTVGIIDYFSLFKGKGFLSLIVVILSTVIVMISSAYASQFIAIRKEREQV, encoded by the coding sequence GGTGAGATTTATATCCCAAATAGCAATTTTGTTTGGATTTTATTATATCGGGGTTGGGATACAAGTAGTCTTAAACTTGTTTATTCCTGGTAGTATTATTGGGATGTTATTGCTGTTCGTACTACTTAAGATGAATGTAATAAAGCTGAAGTGGATTGATGGTGGGGCAAGCTTTTTATTATCTCATTTGCCATTACTTTTTATCCCTGTAACAGTTGGAATTATAGACTATTTTTCTTTGTTTAAGGGGAAAGGGTTCTTATCGTTAATCGTAGTTATTCTTAGTACAGTTATCGTAATGATTTCTTCAGCTTATGCAAGTCAGTTTATCGCTATTCGCAAAGAAAGGGAACAAGTATGA